From Verrucomicrobia bacterium S94, the proteins below share one genomic window:
- a CDS encoding penicillin-binding protein 2 produces MAEVRFRGRVIVLVSVVVLVFAGIASRLAVLHLRPAEWVLEPIEEGRMYETKPMGSRGRIVDRNGEILAMDLAAYHVYVDPKYIAAHGDPDTVCRYLAQEFRIPESEIREKLVRTNREYVRIKKFVPGHKLKRFTRKSLGLMYTPPADGSGSETNIYLRGVGLEEAPIRNYPKGPLMAHVVGFANQEGVGSAGIEQQMDVYLRGKEGLRISKKDGRRREIYKTRTVDIKPEDGATVMLTLDQQLQYVVEKTVEKTCREFNAKAAWAIVQHVRTGEILAMASFPTYDLNRYARAPAEWRRNRAVSFNYEPGSTMKAAVIAAALDNDIVNEDDIFDCENGYWVYGGKSLRDSHGEGEISVAEIIKVSSNIGTAKIALKMGNQLVYDSLKKFHFGERFNVGIPGEEAGIFYSPKHWSKISVTRIGMGHEIGVTALQIVSMMSAIAYNGVQMQPYLVRKVVGSSGEVLEENKPKVLGRPLSPTVARRMQKLLASVVMDEGGTGSKARVEGYTVGGKTGTAQKIRPREEGADTTPKISRLHLLDFFRLKRRSCALWLWPMIRERIRIREGKPDIMEVRSAGRPLKRLLSSRCDIFGLHPMETEFMWRGRTTNEIEESAG; encoded by the coding sequence ATGGCGGAAGTGCGGTTCAGGGGACGGGTAATCGTTCTGGTGAGCGTGGTGGTACTGGTGTTTGCCGGCATCGCCAGTCGCCTTGCCGTGCTGCACCTGCGGCCTGCCGAATGGGTGTTGGAACCTATTGAAGAGGGCCGGATGTACGAAACCAAGCCGATGGGAAGCCGGGGTCGGATTGTTGACCGTAACGGTGAAATTCTGGCGATGGATCTGGCGGCGTATCATGTTTATGTCGATCCGAAATATATTGCAGCGCATGGCGATCCGGACACTGTCTGCCGGTATCTTGCGCAGGAATTCCGTATTCCTGAGTCAGAAATACGGGAGAAGCTGGTCCGGACCAACCGGGAGTATGTACGCATTAAAAAATTTGTTCCCGGTCATAAGCTGAAGCGGTTCACGCGAAAAAGTCTGGGGTTGATGTACACGCCGCCGGCAGACGGCAGTGGCAGTGAGACCAATATTTATCTGCGAGGTGTCGGTCTGGAGGAGGCGCCGATTCGAAATTATCCGAAAGGCCCTCTGATGGCGCATGTGGTCGGTTTCGCGAATCAGGAAGGTGTGGGGTCTGCCGGCATTGAGCAGCAAATGGATGTCTATCTGCGCGGAAAAGAGGGGCTGCGGATCAGTAAAAAAGATGGGCGCCGCCGCGAAATCTATAAAACCCGCACCGTTGATATTAAACCCGAGGACGGGGCCACCGTTATGCTGACGCTCGATCAGCAGCTTCAGTATGTGGTTGAAAAAACAGTGGAAAAAACGTGCCGGGAATTTAATGCAAAAGCGGCCTGGGCCATTGTGCAGCATGTGCGGACCGGTGAAATTCTGGCGATGGCCTCGTTCCCGACCTATGATCTGAACCGTTATGCCAGAGCCCCGGCGGAGTGGCGGCGTAACCGGGCTGTGAGTTTTAACTATGAGCCCGGTTCCACGATGAAGGCGGCGGTGATTGCCGCCGCGCTGGATAACGACATTGTGAATGAAGACGATATATTCGATTGCGAAAACGGTTATTGGGTCTATGGCGGGAAATCGCTGCGCGACAGTCATGGTGAAGGTGAAATCAGTGTTGCGGAAATCATCAAGGTTTCGAGTAATATCGGAACGGCGAAAATTGCTCTGAAGATGGGGAATCAGCTGGTGTATGACAGTTTGAAAAAGTTCCATTTCGGCGAACGGTTCAATGTTGGTATTCCGGGTGAAGAGGCCGGAATTTTTTATTCGCCGAAACATTGGTCGAAAATATCCGTTACCCGTATCGGTATGGGACATGAGATCGGCGTGACGGCCCTGCAGATTGTGTCGATGATGAGTGCAATTGCCTACAACGGTGTGCAGATGCAGCCTTATCTTGTCAGGAAGGTGGTAGGCTCCAGCGGAGAAGTTCTTGAGGAAAACAAACCGAAAGTGCTCGGCCGCCCGCTCTCTCCGACGGTGGCGCGGCGTATGCAGAAACTGCTGGCCAGCGTGGTGATGGATGAAGGCGGCACCGGAAGCAAGGCCCGGGTGGAGGGATACACGGTGGGTGGTAAAACCGGAACCGCCCAGAAAATACGGCCCCGGGAAGAGGGGGCGGATACTACGCCAAAAATTTCACGTCTTCATTTGTTGGATTTCTTCCGGTTGAAGCGCCGGAGCTGTGCATTGTGGTTGTGGCCGATGATCCGGGAACGTATACGGATACGGGAAGGAAAACCGGATATTATGGAGGTGCGGTCTGCGGGCCGGCCTTTAAAGAGATTGCTGAGTTCGCGGTGCGATATCTTCGGATTGCACCCGATGGAAACCGAATTTATGTGGCGGGGCCGGACGACGAATGAAATTGAAGAATCTGCTGGATAA
- the murD gene encoding UDP-N-acetylmuramoyl-L-alanine--D-glutamate ligase encodes MQAYQTALILGYGRSGRAAEALLQSEGCVTTVASDDRMDDAAFFRHLEKSDFEVCIVSPGFALEHPWMIAVRHAGIPLLSELELGWSRYRGRTIAVTGSNGKSTAVKWICESLVASGLKAEIGGNYGIPASEVVAEHPDLDWLVLEVSSFQLETVQEFDADIAVVLNVLPNHLNRHGTMERYLETKARIFGTSRAGGICVVPEQLKKCFMNAVPVERNWVTFGEGGLFRFCAGRIFKGQKSVLDLRETLFDTPVIGGCTGAAVTAVFEAGGLDAGALERTAKIFKPLRHRLQRLGEVNGVVYVNDSKATNLAAMAAAVGAIGRDIHLIAGGLPKETDYTFVKEILAERVRTIYVIGQASRAMFEAWNTVCPCVECGTLEGAFRSAAQAAAAGDTVLLSPGCASFDQFDGFEERGECFEKLFNGVKHA; translated from the coding sequence ATGCAAGCGTATCAGACAGCATTGATTCTTGGATACGGACGGTCGGGCCGGGCGGCGGAGGCGTTGTTGCAGTCGGAGGGATGCGTGACGACGGTGGCTTCGGATGACCGGATGGATGACGCGGCATTTTTCCGGCATCTGGAAAAGTCGGATTTTGAAGTCTGTATTGTCAGTCCCGGTTTTGCGTTGGAACATCCCTGGATGATTGCAGTGCGGCATGCGGGGATTCCGCTGCTTTCGGAGCTGGAGCTGGGATGGTCGCGGTATAGGGGGAGGACGATTGCGGTAACGGGATCGAATGGAAAAAGCACGGCGGTGAAGTGGATCTGTGAAAGTCTGGTTGCATCCGGTCTAAAAGCGGAGATCGGCGGTAACTACGGTATTCCGGCGAGCGAAGTGGTCGCGGAGCATCCGGATCTGGACTGGCTGGTGCTGGAGGTCAGTTCGTTCCAGCTGGAAACCGTGCAGGAATTCGATGCTGATATTGCCGTTGTGCTGAATGTGCTGCCGAACCACCTGAACCGGCACGGTACGATGGAGCGGTATCTGGAAACCAAGGCCCGTATTTTCGGTACATCCAGAGCCGGTGGTATCTGTGTTGTTCCGGAGCAGCTGAAAAAATGTTTTATGAATGCTGTTCCGGTGGAGCGAAACTGGGTGACGTTCGGTGAAGGCGGGTTGTTCCGTTTTTGCGCGGGGCGTATTTTCAAGGGGCAGAAAAGCGTGCTTGATCTGCGGGAGACCCTGTTTGATACGCCGGTCATCGGTGGTTGCACGGGTGCCGCGGTAACGGCGGTTTTTGAAGCGGGCGGTCTGGATGCAGGAGCGCTTGAGCGGACAGCGAAGATTTTTAAACCCTTGCGCCATCGGCTTCAACGACTGGGTGAGGTGAACGGGGTGGTTTATGTAAATGACTCCAAGGCGACCAATCTGGCGGCTATGGCGGCGGCGGTTGGCGCGATCGGCCGTGATATCCATTTGATAGCGGGTGGTTTGCCGAAGGAGACCGACTACACTTTTGTTAAAGAAATACTGGCGGAACGGGTAAGGACGATATACGTTATCGGACAAGCATCTCGAGCGATGTTTGAGGCTTGGAATACGGTTTGTCCGTGCGTGGAGTGCGGTACACTTGAAGGGGCTTTCCGCAGTGCCGCGCAGGCGGCTGCAGCCGGTGACACCGTGCTTCTTTCACCCGGTTGTGCAAGCTTTGACCAGTTCGACGGGTTTGAGGAACGTGGTGAATGTTTCGAAAAGCTGTTTAATGGTGTAAAACATGCTTGA
- a CDS encoding UDP-N-acetylmuramoyl-L-alanyl-D-glutamate--2,6-diaminopimelate ligase, whose amino-acid sequence MKLKNLLDKIESVGFSGDAKVTFEGVVYDSRKVKPGDLFVAVAGHQVDGAEFITQAVAAGASVVVSESCLNLGSGVAHVQVADSRKALAEISAFFYGDLSRKMKVIGVTGTNGKTTTTYMIREILREAGHKTGLLGTVAYEIGGRSIPALRTTPEAPDIHSLFARMDEAGCEYVVMEVSSHALALKRVEGITFSISVFTNLTQDHLDYHHDMETYFDVKAELFRTMEKKRGGSAVINVDDSWGRRLIGEKQIEAEIVSYGFHEKATASVADASVRVDGTRFHVSTPWGDAAIHLQLLGRFNIHNALAALCVGGLCGIDLKTVVRALEKIAAVPGRLEAVPNRKHKNVFVDYAHTDDALSNVLSTLREICKGKLVVVFGCGGNRDRGKREKMGRVAATLADFSIVTSDNPRDEEPKTIVADILQGFERQERVEVVLDRRDAIAKGIAMLGRKDVLLVAGKGHETYQEIKGAVIPFDDRETVRELIG is encoded by the coding sequence ATGAAATTGAAGAATCTGCTGGATAAAATTGAATCGGTCGGATTTTCGGGCGATGCGAAGGTTACGTTCGAGGGCGTGGTCTACGATTCGCGCAAGGTAAAGCCCGGCGATCTGTTTGTGGCGGTTGCCGGGCATCAGGTCGATGGCGCGGAGTTCATCACACAGGCGGTTGCCGCCGGTGCGTCGGTGGTGGTTTCGGAGAGCTGTCTGAATCTGGGTTCCGGGGTGGCGCATGTGCAGGTTGCTGATTCACGAAAAGCGCTGGCCGAAATTTCGGCGTTTTTTTACGGTGATCTTTCCCGGAAAATGAAAGTGATCGGCGTGACGGGAACCAACGGGAAAACCACAACCACATATATGATCCGCGAGATTCTGCGCGAAGCCGGACATAAGACAGGATTGCTGGGAACGGTTGCGTACGAAATCGGCGGCCGGTCCATTCCCGCTTTGCGTACAACGCCGGAAGCGCCGGACATCCATTCCTTGTTTGCCCGGATGGACGAGGCGGGGTGTGAGTATGTTGTGATGGAGGTGTCTTCGCATGCGCTTGCGCTGAAAAGAGTGGAGGGGATTACGTTCAGTATTTCTGTGTTCACCAATCTGACTCAGGACCATCTGGATTATCATCATGACATGGAGACCTATTTTGACGTGAAAGCGGAACTGTTCCGGACTATGGAGAAGAAAAGGGGCGGTTCGGCGGTTATTAATGTCGACGATTCCTGGGGGCGCAGGCTGATCGGTGAAAAGCAGATTGAAGCGGAAATTGTTTCCTATGGATTTCATGAAAAAGCCACTGCGTCGGTCGCGGATGCATCGGTGCGGGTCGACGGCACGCGCTTTCATGTTTCCACTCCGTGGGGCGATGCGGCGATTCATCTGCAGCTGCTGGGGCGGTTTAATATTCACAACGCGCTGGCTGCTCTGTGCGTCGGTGGTCTATGCGGGATTGATCTTAAAACCGTGGTTCGGGCGTTGGAGAAAATCGCTGCGGTTCCGGGACGGCTGGAGGCGGTGCCGAACCGAAAACATAAAAATGTATTCGTGGATTATGCACATACGGATGATGCGCTGAGCAATGTTCTGAGTACTCTGCGCGAAATCTGCAAAGGGAAGCTGGTGGTGGTGTTCGGGTGCGGCGGAAATCGAGATCGGGGTAAGCGGGAGAAAATGGGACGTGTTGCCGCAACGCTGGCGGACTTCAGTATTGTGACTTCCGACAATCCGCGCGACGAGGAGCCGAAAACGATTGTGGCGGATATTTTACAGGGTTTTGAGCGACAGGAACGGGTTGAAGTGGTGCTTGACCGCCGCGATGCCATTGCAAAAGGCATTGCCATGCTGGGGCGTAAAGATGTGCTGCTGGTAGCGGGAAAAGGTCACGAAACCTATCAGGAAATCAAGGGTGCGGTTATTCCGTTTGATGACCGTGAAACCGTCAGGGAGTTGATCGGGTGA
- the ftsW gene encoding putative lipid II flippase FtsW, which produces MRRTISLFIAIVLILVTIGILILASASSAKYDDATYFVRRQLMWLAVAFCAAAVAARFDYSNYKKLALPLAVFSVFLLILVRIPGIGNNINGSWRWIKLGPVSVQPSEIAKVGMIILFAWWLARNQRRIDELKRGILIPFAMLGIFAVLLVVEPDFGTTMLVSSVAVSMMFLGGVSIAPLLISGVAGLLGVVILIFMNPERMSRILAFLDPQKYEQDKAWQLINSLRAFAGGEVSGVGFGNSMQKYHYLPEAHTDFIFPIIGEELGLIASLIVVSMYLLLFIFGLRIAFNAKDDFGRLLAYGITLMITIQALINFAVVTGSVPTKGLALPFISYGGSSLAISGVMIGILINVAYAGMKAPSQSARNPFRDRVRKI; this is translated from the coding sequence ATGCGCAGAACGATTTCGCTGTTTATCGCCATTGTATTGATTCTTGTCACTATCGGCATTCTGATTCTTGCGAGCGCAAGTTCGGCGAAGTATGACGATGCCACTTATTTTGTGCGCCGTCAGCTCATGTGGCTGGCGGTTGCTTTTTGTGCGGCTGCAGTGGCTGCGCGTTTCGATTACAGTAACTACAAAAAACTCGCCCTTCCTCTGGCCGTATTTTCGGTGTTTCTGCTGATCCTGGTCCGTATTCCGGGCATTGGAAACAACATCAACGGAAGCTGGCGCTGGATCAAGCTCGGTCCCGTTTCCGTTCAGCCATCAGAAATCGCCAAGGTGGGAATGATTATACTTTTTGCCTGGTGGCTGGCCCGGAATCAGCGGCGGATCGATGAATTGAAACGCGGTATTCTGATTCCGTTTGCCATGCTTGGAATCTTTGCTGTGCTGTTGGTGGTGGAACCGGACTTCGGTACCACCATGCTGGTTTCATCGGTTGCGGTCAGCATGATGTTTCTCGGTGGGGTAAGTATTGCGCCGTTGCTGATCAGCGGGGTTGCCGGGTTGCTGGGCGTGGTCATTCTGATTTTTATGAATCCGGAACGTATGAGCCGGATTCTCGCGTTTCTGGATCCGCAGAAATATGAACAGGACAAGGCGTGGCAGCTGATCAATTCCCTGCGGGCTTTTGCCGGGGGAGAGGTGAGCGGTGTCGGTTTCGGAAACAGCATGCAGAAATATCACTATCTTCCTGAAGCGCACACTGACTTTATTTTTCCGATCATTGGAGAGGAACTCGGTCTGATTGCATCGCTGATCGTTGTTTCCATGTATCTGCTGCTCTTTATTTTCGGTCTGCGTATTGCCTTCAATGCCAAGGATGATTTCGGGCGGCTGCTGGCCTACGGAATCACATTGATGATCACCATTCAGGCACTCATCAATTTTGCGGTGGTGACCGGAAGCGTACCGACAAAAGGGCTGGCGCTGCCGTTTATCAGTTACGGAGGGTCGAGTTTAGCCATCTCCGGGGTGATGATCGGCATCCTGATCAATGTGGCGTATGCCGGCATGAAAGCACCATCCCAATCTGCACGTAACCCCTTTAGAGATCGGGTAAGGAAAATTTAG
- the rsmH gene encoding 16S rRNA (cytosine(1402)-N(4))-methyltransferase RsmH: MLSECLEALITDPKGIYVDGTLGNGGHSAEILKRLDDGGTLIGFDRDTDAIERVQNRLFSGEGKRVELIHDNYANMALQLDRLGVGKIDGLLLDLGVSSFQLDVADRGFSFQQDAPIDMRMDRTQGRTAGELVNHAPENELAEIIYRFGEEKASRRIARAIVGARSKKDIETTLELAAIVEKAKGGRKGKKTHPATQTFQALRMAVNDELAGIEQVLETMIERVVEGGRMVVLTFHSLEDRMVKQFFARHVPREESLQQGGVKRIYEEPPVKWIWKKPLMATEEEQAVNPRSRSAKLRAVEVGV, translated from the coding sequence ATGCTCAGCGAGTGCCTTGAGGCACTTATTACGGATCCGAAGGGGATCTATGTGGACGGGACGCTGGGTAACGGCGGGCATTCGGCCGAAATTCTGAAAAGGCTGGACGACGGAGGAACGCTGATCGGATTTGACCGGGATACGGATGCCATTGAGCGGGTGCAGAACAGGTTGTTCAGCGGTGAGGGGAAGCGTGTGGAACTGATTCACGATAACTATGCAAATATGGCGCTGCAGCTCGATCGACTCGGTGTGGGCAAGATCGATGGGTTGCTGCTTGATCTCGGCGTCAGTTCTTTTCAGCTGGATGTGGCGGACCGGGGTTTCAGTTTTCAGCAGGATGCACCGATCGATATGCGTATGGACCGGACGCAGGGCCGGACCGCCGGAGAGCTGGTGAATCATGCGCCGGAAAACGAGCTGGCCGAGATTATCTATCGTTTCGGCGAAGAAAAGGCCTCGCGCCGAATTGCCCGAGCCATAGTCGGGGCGCGCTCGAAAAAGGACATTGAAACGACGCTGGAGCTGGCCGCGATTGTTGAAAAGGCCAAGGGCGGACGAAAAGGTAAAAAAACGCATCCGGCGACGCAGACTTTTCAGGCGTTGCGTATGGCGGTGAATGATGAACTGGCGGGTATTGAACAGGTGCTTGAAACGATGATTGAGCGGGTTGTGGAAGGCGGGCGCATGGTGGTGCTTACGTTTCACAGTCTGGAAGACCGGATGGTGAAGCAGTTTTTTGCGCGGCATGTGCCGCGGGAGGAGTCGTTGCAGCAGGGCGGAGTGAAAAGAATCTATGAAGAGCCGCCGGTGAAATGGATTTGGAAAAAACCGTTGATGGCAACGGAAGAGGAGCAGGCCGTTAATCCTCGGTCGCGTTCGGCAAAGCTGCGCGCCGTGGAGGTGGGAGTATAA
- a CDS encoding phospho-N-acetylmuramoyl-pentapeptide-transferase, translated as MLYYLSLLEGALSELRLFQYITFRTLGAASTAFILSLLLAPALIRRLKIVNFGDLVEDERVGALDKSKKVGTPTMGGLLIILSTTAATLLWAIPANTYVLITLGTFVLMGMIGFADDLLKIKRRNGLSVKMKFGAQLLWTVLVFAVLWLVPETRERVTDLMIPFFKNPVIQLSMVPAFLFMFFVLVGASNAVNLTDGLDGLAIGCSNSVAVAYLILTYMAGHYNFAEYLQVPFVKGSGELTVFCGALLGSGLGFLWYNCHPAKIFMGDTGSLALGGAIAMLAILIKQELLLVIVGGVFVLEAASVVIQSGWFKYTRKKYGEGQRVFKCAPLHHHFEFVEKERAMDQNRPPELVETVIVTRFWILSIIFALIGVATLKIR; from the coding sequence ATGCTGTACTATCTTTCGCTGCTCGAAGGGGCGCTTTCTGAGCTCCGCCTTTTTCAATACATCACCTTTCGCACACTCGGTGCGGCTTCGACAGCATTTATACTTTCACTGCTTCTGGCTCCGGCGCTGATCCGGCGGCTGAAGATCGTCAACTTCGGCGATCTGGTTGAGGATGAACGGGTGGGGGCGCTGGATAAGAGCAAAAAGGTGGGCACGCCTACGATGGGCGGGCTGCTGATCATTCTTTCCACAACGGCGGCGACCCTGCTTTGGGCGATTCCCGCGAATACGTATGTGCTGATTACACTCGGAACGTTTGTGCTGATGGGGATGATCGGCTTTGCCGATGACCTGTTGAAAATCAAACGCCGCAACGGGCTTAGTGTAAAAATGAAATTCGGCGCTCAGCTGCTCTGGACGGTTCTTGTTTTCGCGGTGCTCTGGCTGGTGCCTGAAACGCGGGAGCGTGTGACGGATCTGATGATTCCTTTTTTCAAAAATCCTGTTATCCAGTTGTCAATGGTTCCGGCCTTTCTTTTCATGTTCTTTGTGCTTGTCGGCGCATCGAATGCTGTGAATCTGACGGACGGACTCGATGGCCTGGCTATCGGGTGTTCAAATTCCGTGGCTGTGGCGTATCTGATTCTGACCTACATGGCGGGGCATTATAATTTTGCCGAATATCTGCAGGTACCTTTTGTGAAAGGCAGCGGAGAGCTGACGGTGTTCTGCGGGGCACTGCTGGGTTCGGGGCTTGGGTTTCTGTGGTATAACTGTCATCCGGCTAAAATTTTTATGGGCGATACGGGATCGCTTGCACTCGGCGGGGCCATTGCCATGCTGGCGATTCTGATTAAGCAGGAACTGCTGCTGGTCATTGTCGGCGGTGTATTTGTGCTGGAAGCCGCCAGTGTGGTTATTCAGAGCGGCTGGTTTAAATATACCCGGAAAAAATACGGTGAAGGGCAGCGGGTTTTCAAATGTGCTCCGTTGCACCATCATTTTGAATTTGTTGAAAAAGAGCGGGCGATGGATCAGAACCGTCCACCGGAACTGGTCGAAACAGTCATTGTCACCCGTTTCTGGATTCTCTCCATCATCTTTGCACTTATCGGCGTTGCAACCCTGAAGATTAGATAA
- a CDS encoding LysM peptidoglycan-binding domain-containing protein — MKIGSSFFMAVAVLSALALTQGCVTTESQGSVRGPGAKTKGPFWHNHKGKTAAEGTAVALEPYDTFDDTSTDLFTIDEVSTSDYQGGPNTGASSYGETEIYIVQKGDVLSQIAVDCDTTTARLVQMNGLTNPDVLYVGQELRVPAGSKGTTSKPTGTVKSGGVYIIQKGDTLSEIALAAGVTINDLRAVNDLKGDMIMAGEELNIPSYGKVPSSTKRAASKTSTASTKTSKPEPEPEPAMTAEPEPQPLAALEDPAPAPVVEVDNIVVDEVMYPGETLDDKARQYGVSKAEIMRLNGITDESQVREGQTIRIPVAD, encoded by the coding sequence ATGAAAATCGGATCTTCATTTTTTATGGCCGTAGCCGTATTGAGCGCATTGGCGCTGACGCAGGGCTGTGTAACCACTGAATCGCAGGGCAGTGTGCGTGGCCCGGGGGCAAAAACCAAGGGCCCGTTCTGGCATAACCATAAAGGTAAGACAGCGGCTGAAGGAACAGCGGTTGCTCTGGAGCCGTATGACACCTTCGATGACACCAGTACTGACCTATTTACTATAGACGAAGTCAGCACCTCCGATTATCAGGGCGGTCCGAATACCGGTGCGTCATCGTATGGCGAAACTGAAATCTACATTGTTCAGAAAGGTGATGTACTCTCCCAGATTGCTGTGGACTGCGATACCACGACCGCCAGATTGGTGCAAATGAACGGTCTGACCAATCCGGATGTGCTTTATGTGGGCCAGGAACTGCGCGTTCCGGCAGGCAGCAAAGGTACAACCTCCAAACCGACCGGAACCGTAAAATCCGGCGGAGTATACATTATCCAGAAGGGGGATACTCTTTCAGAAATCGCACTGGCAGCCGGTGTCACCATTAATGACCTGCGGGCCGTTAACGATCTGAAGGGGGACATGATCATGGCTGGCGAAGAGCTGAACATTCCGTCCTATGGAAAAGTTCCAAGCAGCACTAAGAGGGCGGCGTCTAAAACCTCCACCGCCTCCACCAAAACCTCCAAGCCTGAGCCGGAGCCTGAACCTGCAATGACGGCGGAACCGGAACCGCAGCCGCTGGCCGCGCTTGAAGATCCGGCCCCGGCCCCGGTTGTTGAAGTAGATAACATTGTGGTTGATGAAGTCATGTATCCGGGCGAAACCCTCGACGATAAGGCACGTCAGTATGGTGTTTCTAAGGCCGAGATCATGCGTCTGAACGGTATTACCGACGAATCCCAGGTTCGTGAAGGTCAGACTATCCGTATTCCGGTTGCCGACTAA
- a CDS encoding UDP-N-acetylmuramoyl-tripeptide--D-alanyl-D-alanine ligase, which translates to MRSFRPGELSQWVSRLWKNGMPAQRITGICHDTRKIRPGELYVAIRGAHFDGHEFVQAAKEKGAAGALVDDCFPGLDHFPLLQVSNTIKGLQDMAAGYRKEWVSSTVGITGSVGKTTVKEMCADVLSMDGPTHRTAGNFNNHIGLPLTMLDMPQQARYGVFEIGMNHPGEIGPLTDLLRPKYGIITTIGNAHREAFQSLQEIANEKMKLAERILDSGLLFLDRDSRWFPMIRQHTTAEVVTVSFEGEADYTGRYAGERLMTVDDYTYTIPKPGEYMMRNALFAIALGLQLKLSPEEINAGLSRFKAPPMRWEKLIVHGIHFVNDAYNANPLSMRASLETFARIPGVGRRWAVIGGMRELGAVSEEEHAELGRFIDGLGLDGVITVGTLGAQIQCTRVPFFFHTQEKAEAAAVLKEQLSAGAHVLLKASRGEELEKVIGFFAELSGPEG; encoded by the coding sequence ATGCGTAGTTTCCGACCAGGAGAATTATCGCAGTGGGTTTCCAGACTCTGGAAAAACGGTATGCCGGCGCAGCGTATTACCGGCATCTGCCACGATACCCGGAAAATCCGTCCCGGAGAGCTTTATGTGGCGATTCGCGGGGCGCATTTCGACGGGCATGAATTTGTGCAGGCGGCTAAGGAAAAAGGCGCGGCCGGGGCTTTGGTGGATGACTGTTTTCCGGGATTGGATCATTTCCCGCTGCTCCAGGTGTCCAACACGATCAAAGGGCTGCAGGATATGGCGGCCGGATATCGGAAAGAATGGGTTTCATCCACTGTCGGGATCACCGGGAGTGTTGGAAAAACCACCGTGAAAGAAATGTGTGCCGATGTGTTGTCGATGGATGGTCCGACGCACCGGACCGCCGGAAACTTCAATAACCACATTGGACTTCCGCTTACCATGCTCGATATGCCGCAGCAGGCGCGGTACGGCGTTTTTGAAATCGGAATGAATCATCCCGGCGAGATCGGTCCGCTGACCGATTTACTCCGGCCGAAATACGGCATTATCACCACCATCGGAAATGCGCACCGGGAGGCCTTTCAGTCGCTGCAGGAAATTGCAAATGAAAAAATGAAGCTGGCTGAGCGGATATTGGATTCCGGACTGCTTTTTCTCGATCGCGATTCCCGATGGTTTCCGATGATCCGTCAGCATACAACGGCGGAGGTTGTGACAGTTTCGTTTGAGGGTGAGGCCGATTATACGGGGCGGTATGCCGGTGAGCGTTTGATGACGGTGGACGATTATACTTATACGATTCCGAAACCCGGTGAATATATGATGCGGAATGCGCTCTTTGCTATTGCTCTGGGGCTTCAGCTGAAGCTTTCGCCGGAGGAGATCAATGCAGGCCTTTCCCGCTTCAAAGCTCCGCCGATGAGGTGGGAAAAATTGATCGTGCACGGTATTCATTTTGTCAATGATGCCTATAATGCGAATCCGCTCTCGATGCGGGCCAGTCTGGAAACCTTTGCCCGGATTCCGGGGGTCGGCCGGCGCTGGGCGGTGATTGGCGGAATGCGCGAACTGGGGGCGGTGTCTGAGGAGGAACATGCTGAATTGGGCCGCTTTATTGACGGGCTTGGTCTTGACGGTGTGATCACGGTCGGAACGCTGGGCGCGCAGATTCAGTGCACCCGTGTGCCGTTTTTTTTCCATACGCAGGAAAAAGCTGAAGCCGCCGCGGTATTAAAAGAACAGCTCTCTGCCGGAGCGCATGTGCTGCTGAAGGCTTCGCGGGGGGAAGAGCTTGAAAAGGTGATTGGTTTTTTTGCTGAACTATCCGGTCCGGAAGGCTGA